The proteins below come from a single Archangium lipolyticum genomic window:
- a CDS encoding tetratricopeptide repeat protein: MAFRRTLAAATLALTAACATTSQVKPAPVATSAPAPAPAPAAQGPAAAPSPAPVAPNGKDRKARERFAEAVAAFDAGDYARAEEGFREVLELAPQSLNAQFNLGFIAERQGRLADAQAAYEKVRFLEPGHVPTLLNLGRLYRLQEKYAEAITLYEGGLKTPGREHDASLLNNLTVAYRLAGKHEQAEATARRVLARHPDDAEAYKNLALVYYDQGKYRLAELVLANARKLDEKDPGIYNNLGMIYLKMEDRARALAQFQKAVSLDERFAPGHLNIGALALAWRDYAGAERSFSKAVELEPGSHEAWLYYAYSLDGQKGREPQKGLKAGEAFEKVLALRAEQPEALCGAGWAYAVEKTGWDKAEGFLSRCKDLGTTSAQDKQMIDAKLQGIAAMRKSGQPQPAATPEEKAPNPEAVGGSGSLLDKVSDQAAQQEGVPAEDATPAQNPTPAQDTEPSAAEGSPAAEPPAEAPKTE; encoded by the coding sequence ATGGCGTTCCGCCGCACCCTCGCCGCAGCCACGCTGGCCCTCACCGCCGCGTGCGCGACGACCTCGCAGGTGAAGCCCGCGCCGGTGGCCACCTCCGCACCGGCTCCGGCTCCAGCTCCAGCCGCCCAGGGCCCCGCCGCCGCCCCCAGCCCCGCTCCCGTGGCTCCCAATGGGAAGGACAGGAAGGCACGGGAGCGCTTCGCGGAGGCCGTCGCCGCCTTCGACGCGGGGGACTACGCCCGGGCCGAGGAGGGCTTCCGCGAGGTGCTGGAGCTCGCGCCGCAGAGCCTCAATGCCCAGTTCAACCTGGGCTTCATCGCCGAGCGCCAGGGCCGGCTCGCGGACGCGCAGGCCGCCTACGAGAAGGTGCGCTTCCTCGAGCCGGGGCACGTGCCCACGCTGCTCAACCTGGGCCGGCTCTACCGGCTCCAGGAGAAGTACGCCGAGGCCATCACGCTCTACGAGGGCGGATTGAAGACGCCGGGCCGCGAGCACGACGCCTCGCTGCTCAACAACCTCACCGTGGCCTACCGGCTCGCGGGCAAGCACGAGCAGGCCGAGGCCACCGCCCGCCGCGTGCTCGCACGCCACCCGGATGATGCCGAGGCGTACAAGAACCTCGCGCTCGTCTATTACGACCAGGGGAAGTACCGGCTCGCCGAGCTGGTGCTCGCCAACGCGCGCAAGCTCGATGAGAAGGACCCGGGCATCTACAACAACCTCGGGATGATCTACCTGAAGATGGAAGATCGGGCCCGCGCGCTCGCCCAGTTCCAGAAGGCGGTGTCGCTCGACGAGCGCTTCGCTCCTGGCCACCTCAACATCGGTGCCCTGGCGCTCGCCTGGCGCGACTACGCCGGCGCCGAGCGCTCCTTCTCCAAGGCCGTCGAGCTCGAGCCCGGCTCGCACGAGGCGTGGCTGTATTACGCCTACTCGCTGGACGGTCAGAAGGGCAGGGAGCCGCAGAAGGGGCTCAAGGCGGGCGAGGCCTTCGAGAAGGTGCTCGCGCTGCGCGCGGAGCAACCCGAGGCCCTGTGCGGCGCGGGCTGGGCCTATGCCGTCGAGAAGACCGGATGGGACAAGGCCGAGGGCTTCCTCTCGCGCTGCAAGGACCTGGGCACCACGAGCGCGCAGGACAAGCAGATGATCGACGCGAAGCTCCAGGGCATCGCGGCCATGCGCAAGAGCGGTCAGCCGCAGCCCGCGGCCACTCCCGAGGAGAAGGCCCCGAACCCGGAGGCCGTCGGCGGCAGTGGTTCGCTGCTGGACAAGGTGTCGGATCAGGCGGCACAGCAGGAGGGCGTGCCCGCTGAGGATGCAACGCCTGCTCAAAACCCAACGCCTGCTCAGGACACCGAGCCCTCCGCGGCTGAAGGCAGCCCGGCGGCCGAGCCTCCGGCCGAGGCTCCGAAGACCGAATAA